In a single window of the Streptomyces sp. HUAS ZL42 genome:
- a CDS encoding RICIN domain-containing protein, whose translation MFRRALTCGLAAFLSLSALLVTGSPAQAASVTVTNATQFTDTTGAVVHAHGGGVINVGAYYYWFGENRNADNTFKAVSVYRSTDLKTWEFRRNVLTQASAPELAVANIERPKVVYNSTTGKFVMWMHKENGADYTQARAAVAVSDTVDGAYTYKGSFRPPSGTTSRDMTLFKDDDGTAYQITSAAGNADLQIWKLSADYAAYDSLAANPWPGTFREAPALFKRNGVYFMLTSGNSGWKPNQQRYATASSITGPWTTMTDVGDDTGYGSQTTFVLPVPGTSGTSYLYMGDRWGNSMGGTVNDSQYVWLPLTFPTNTTMNLPWYPQIAIDTAAGTVTGVDGGPYYNLVARHSGKCLDVSDNSAADNAIVLQYTCHSGLNQQWRLRDAGNGYVQVLAQHSGKCLDVAGASTTDGAFVNQYHCTTGTNQQWQFQDQGGGYYRIVARHSGKCLDVANASTSDGTRLIQWTCGSGTNQQFQRRAA comes from the coding sequence ATGTTTCGACGCGCCCTCACCTGTGGACTGGCCGCCTTCCTGAGCCTGTCCGCACTGCTCGTCACCGGCTCCCCCGCCCAGGCCGCCTCGGTCACCGTGACCAACGCGACGCAGTTCACCGACACCACCGGCGCCGTGGTGCACGCCCACGGCGGCGGGGTGATCAACGTCGGCGCGTACTACTACTGGTTCGGCGAGAACCGCAACGCCGACAACACCTTCAAGGCCGTCTCCGTCTACCGCTCCACCGACCTGAAGACCTGGGAGTTCAGACGCAACGTCCTGACCCAGGCCAGCGCCCCGGAGCTGGCGGTCGCCAACATCGAGCGGCCCAAGGTCGTCTACAACTCCACCACCGGCAAGTTCGTGATGTGGATGCACAAGGAGAACGGCGCCGACTACACCCAGGCCCGCGCCGCCGTCGCCGTCTCAGACACCGTCGACGGCGCCTACACCTACAAGGGCAGCTTCCGGCCCCCGTCCGGCACCACGTCCCGCGACATGACCCTGTTCAAGGACGACGACGGCACCGCCTACCAGATCACCTCCGCCGCCGGCAATGCCGACCTGCAGATCTGGAAGCTCTCCGCCGACTACGCCGCCTACGACAGCCTCGCCGCCAACCCCTGGCCCGGCACCTTCCGCGAAGCACCCGCCCTGTTCAAACGCAACGGCGTCTACTTCATGCTCACCTCCGGCAACAGCGGCTGGAAGCCCAACCAGCAGCGCTACGCCACCGCTTCGAGCATCACCGGGCCCTGGACCACCATGACCGACGTCGGCGACGACACCGGCTACGGTTCCCAGACCACCTTCGTCCTGCCCGTCCCGGGCACCTCGGGCACCTCCTACCTCTACATGGGCGACCGCTGGGGCAACTCCATGGGCGGCACCGTCAACGACTCCCAGTACGTCTGGCTGCCGCTGACCTTCCCCACCAACACCACCATGAATCTGCCCTGGTATCCGCAGATCGCTATCGACACCGCCGCAGGCACGGTCACGGGCGTGGACGGAGGCCCGTACTACAACCTGGTGGCCCGGCACAGCGGCAAGTGCCTCGACGTCTCCGACAACTCCGCCGCCGACAACGCGATCGTCCTGCAGTACACCTGCCACAGCGGTCTCAACCAGCAGTGGAGGCTGAGGGACGCCGGCAACGGGTACGTCCAGGTCCTCGCCCAGCACAGCGGCAAGTGTCTCGACGTCGCCGGCGCCTCCACGACCGACGGCGCGTTCGTGAACCAGTACCACTGCACCACCGGCACCAACCAGCAGTGGCAGTTCCAGGACCAGGGAGGCGGCTACTACCGAATCGTCGCCCGGCACAGCGGCAAGTGCCTCGACGTGGCCAACGCGTCCACGTCCGACGGGACCCGTCTCATCCAGTGGACCTGCGGCAGCGGCACGAACCAGCAGTTCCAGCGGCGCGCGGCGTAA
- a CDS encoding alpha-L-fucosidase, with translation MAAMTVAAAVTPALATAAHAASSPQPLPLPPLRIPKADMGLEQQPDSKVQWLHDAKLGMFIHWGVYSGPAKGEWYMHNAPVTPDNYKKYVTDATSEQFTADAYKPADWAQLAKDFGAKYTVLTTRHHDGFALWPLNHPNSWNSGQAPLSRDFVKDYVTAVRAAGLKVGLYYSPINWRYPGYYDVYGTNCATNPWGYTTDSAHKENARIMKTEVYQSIKELVTQYGTIDDLWWDGGWIAEQGSDADGAFFWEPGQYRDTANQWPVDSTYGETDSSGKPLGLMGMVRKHQPDIIATSRSGWIGDYTSEEGGSVPTGAIRTGKVAEKVFTVGSTWGYNSDGRVMSYGTAMNILVNSWVRDITVMVNVGPDRHGTVPSAQASLLRQIGTFMTACGQAVYGTRGGPWNPVDGQYGFTYQDNTFYIHLLPGYGGTSFTTPPIGDAQVTRVFDVRSGANLSYSVGSDGRVTVSGIDRTTHPQDSVVGVTLDRSVQPADIAAGKTATASSEETSKGNTAAKAVDGSSATRWCASSGSTGQWLKVDLGSTRSLTGTRIAWESDATNYRYKIEGSTDNSTWTTLADLTATTSTSQVQVSVFRAQARYVRVTVTGLPSGTWASIRNLELYDRPFTADLGTFRLVNRKSGKVMDVSGASSADGASIIQWPWTGGTNQQWKLLPNADGSYRLSNVRSGKVLDSPGSSTQGASLDQWSDDGGDNQWWKLVPSQTSGYYQLVNVRNGWCADVKDASAADGASIIQWPATGGSNQDWQILAL, from the coding sequence ATGGCCGCCATGACCGTGGCGGCGGCCGTCACGCCCGCTCTGGCGACGGCGGCGCACGCCGCTTCGTCCCCCCAGCCGCTTCCCCTCCCCCCGCTGCGCATCCCCAAGGCGGACATGGGTCTTGAGCAGCAGCCGGACTCCAAGGTCCAGTGGCTGCACGACGCCAAGCTGGGCATGTTCATCCACTGGGGTGTCTACTCGGGCCCGGCCAAGGGCGAGTGGTACATGCACAACGCCCCCGTCACACCGGACAACTACAAGAAGTACGTCACCGACGCCACGAGCGAGCAGTTCACCGCAGACGCCTACAAGCCCGCCGACTGGGCCCAGCTGGCGAAGGACTTCGGGGCCAAGTACACGGTATTGACCACCCGTCACCACGACGGCTTCGCCCTGTGGCCGCTCAACCACCCGAACAGCTGGAACTCCGGCCAGGCACCGCTCAGCCGCGACTTCGTGAAGGACTACGTGACGGCCGTCAGAGCGGCCGGGCTGAAGGTCGGGCTCTACTACTCGCCGATCAACTGGCGCTACCCCGGCTACTACGACGTCTACGGCACCAACTGCGCGACAAACCCCTGGGGTTACACCACCGATTCCGCGCACAAGGAGAACGCGCGGATCATGAAGACCGAGGTGTACCAGTCCATCAAGGAACTCGTCACCCAGTACGGCACCATCGACGACCTGTGGTGGGACGGCGGGTGGATCGCGGAGCAGGGCAGCGACGCCGACGGCGCGTTCTTCTGGGAGCCGGGCCAGTACCGGGACACGGCCAACCAGTGGCCGGTGGACTCCACCTACGGCGAGACCGACAGCAGCGGCAAGCCGCTGGGGCTGATGGGCATGGTGCGCAAGCACCAGCCCGACATCATCGCCACCTCACGATCCGGCTGGATCGGCGACTACACCAGCGAGGAGGGCGGGTCTGTGCCCACCGGCGCGATCCGCACCGGCAAGGTCGCCGAGAAGGTCTTCACCGTCGGCAGCACCTGGGGCTACAACTCCGACGGCAGGGTGATGAGCTACGGCACGGCCATGAACATCCTGGTCAACTCCTGGGTGCGCGACATCACCGTGATGGTCAACGTGGGGCCGGACCGGCACGGGACCGTGCCCTCGGCCCAGGCGAGCCTGCTGCGCCAGATCGGAACGTTCATGACGGCCTGCGGGCAGGCCGTCTACGGCACCCGGGGCGGCCCGTGGAACCCCGTCGACGGCCAGTACGGGTTCACGTACCAGGACAACACCTTCTACATCCACCTGCTGCCCGGCTACGGCGGCACCTCCTTCACCACCCCGCCGATCGGGGACGCCCAGGTCACCCGGGTCTTCGACGTACGCTCCGGCGCCAACCTGTCGTACTCGGTCGGCAGCGACGGCCGGGTCACCGTCTCGGGCATCGACCGCACCACCCATCCCCAGGACAGCGTCGTCGGCGTCACACTGGACCGCTCCGTGCAGCCCGCCGACATCGCCGCCGGCAAGACCGCCACCGCCAGCAGCGAGGAGACCTCCAAGGGCAACACCGCGGCGAAGGCCGTGGACGGCTCCTCCGCCACCCGCTGGTGCGCGAGCAGCGGCAGCACCGGCCAGTGGCTCAAGGTGGACCTGGGATCCACACGGTCCCTCACCGGCACCCGCATCGCCTGGGAGTCCGACGCCACCAACTACCGCTACAAGATCGAGGGTTCCACCGACAACAGCACCTGGACGACCCTCGCCGATCTGACCGCCACCACCAGCACCAGCCAGGTACAGGTCTCCGTCTTCCGGGCCCAGGCCCGCTATGTACGGGTGACGGTCACCGGGCTCCCCTCCGGAACCTGGGCGTCCATCCGCAACCTGGAGCTCTACGACCGGCCCTTCACCGCCGATCTGGGCACCTTCCGGCTGGTGAACCGCAAGAGCGGCAAGGTGATGGACGTCAGCGGCGCCTCGTCCGCCGACGGTGCCTCCATCATCCAGTGGCCCTGGACCGGCGGCACGAACCAGCAGTGGAAGCTGCTGCCGAACGCCGACGGCTCCTACCGGCTGTCCAACGTCCGCAGCGGCAAGGTCCTGGACAGCCCGGGGAGTTCCACCCAGGGTGCGTCCCTAGACCAGTGGAGCGACGACGGCGGCGACAACCAGTGGTGGAAGCTG